In one window of Thalassotalea agarivorans DNA:
- a CDS encoding HupE/UreJ family protein, giving the protein MNSWFKCVIALFLTASAVLSSPTTADDIRPATLQIEATSDTRFAVSLKVPVRNGVRQNMQVVLSEDAVIVSPKQVRTVQNAYVESFEFERRQGLSDLTVTMEGLKGLRGDVLLRAVNMQGDVNNHVLNTENASITLKAPTTASKIDTIIQYIILGVEHILIGLDHLLFVACLVYISNTKRKLIYTITGFTLAHSVTLILSATNVVVVPIKPVEAVIALSIVFLAWEIAKNKQNSLSMRYPVLVSSSFGLLHGFGFAAVLAEFGLPANEKIAALLSFNIGVEIGQLLFVAVLFILFISAKAAVRSLSKETLRFPISYICGIIATFWMIQRVL; this is encoded by the coding sequence ATGAATAGCTGGTTTAAATGCGTTATTGCGCTATTTTTGACAGCTAGCGCAGTACTCTCTTCACCTACCACTGCCGATGATATTCGCCCCGCTACCCTACAAATTGAGGCGACAAGCGATACAAGATTTGCAGTCAGCTTAAAAGTACCGGTGCGCAATGGCGTAAGACAAAACATGCAAGTGGTGTTGAGCGAAGATGCCGTTATTGTATCGCCTAAGCAAGTCCGCACGGTACAAAATGCCTATGTAGAATCCTTTGAATTTGAACGACGTCAGGGCTTGTCTGATTTAACCGTTACCATGGAAGGTCTAAAAGGTCTTCGCGGTGATGTGCTGCTGCGCGCCGTTAACATGCAAGGTGATGTGAATAACCATGTACTCAATACAGAAAACGCATCGATTACCCTAAAAGCGCCAACGACCGCATCTAAAATCGATACCATCATTCAATACATTATATTAGGTGTTGAGCACATTTTAATTGGCCTGGATCATTTACTTTTTGTAGCCTGTTTGGTGTATATATCAAATACCAAGCGCAAACTGATTTATACCATTACCGGTTTTACCCTAGCCCACTCTGTTACCTTGATTCTGTCTGCAACCAACGTTGTGGTTGTTCCAATAAAACCAGTAGAGGCGGTGATAGCGCTCAGTATCGTATTTCTTGCTTGGGAAATTGCCAAAAACAAACAAAACAGTTTAAGCATGCGCTACCCAGTGCTAGTGTCTTCTAGTTTTGGGTTGCTACATGGCTTTGGCTTTGCCGCTGTGCTGGCAGAATTTGGCTTACCGGCAAATGAAAAGATAGCCGCTTTGCTGAGTTTCAATATTGGCGTTGAGATTGGGCAATTATTGTTTGTTGCGGTGCTCTTTATCTTGTTCATCTCGGCAAAAGCAGCGGTGCGCTCACTGTCAAAAGAAACGCTGCGTTTTCCAATCAGCTATATTTGCGGCATTATTGCGACGTTTTGGATGATTCAACGGGTGCTTTAA
- a CDS encoding peptidyl-prolyl cis-trans isomerase, with translation MTHQLSALLREPLLHFLLIGALIFVFVTEDDGSDNQVITISEGRIAQLKNDYVLRWQREPIQQELDNAINFYATTQMYLNEARSLGLDYNDSVIDRRLRQKMNFILEDIVAIQQPSEQDLQRFYQENPDSFLSDAEISFEQVHISIDKPDELLAQQIDIQKQRIAQGNTPEGDAFYVQPNFTAQSDVEIDKAFGTGFAAQLADAPRDQWSGPYRSQIGEHFVFVSGYELGTVKPYEEVKAAVEDGWRYQQFLAAEAAFEAKMKQHYRVELPEGYGNE, from the coding sequence ATGACACATCAACTATCCGCGCTTTTGCGCGAGCCTTTGTTGCACTTTTTACTAATAGGTGCACTCATTTTTGTTTTTGTTACCGAAGACGATGGCAGTGACAATCAAGTGATCACCATTAGCGAGGGTCGTATCGCTCAATTGAAAAATGACTACGTATTACGTTGGCAACGAGAACCGATACAGCAAGAATTGGACAATGCCATCAATTTTTATGCAACCACACAAATGTATCTTAACGAGGCACGCTCTCTTGGCTTAGATTATAACGACAGCGTTATTGATAGACGTCTTCGTCAAAAGATGAATTTTATCTTAGAAGATATCGTAGCGATTCAACAACCTAGCGAACAAGACTTGCAACGCTTCTATCAGGAAAACCCAGATTCCTTCTTGAGCGATGCAGAAATTAGCTTTGAGCAGGTGCACATATCTATTGATAAGCCAGATGAATTATTGGCCCAACAAATCGACATACAGAAACAGCGCATAGCACAAGGCAATACGCCAGAAGGTGATGCCTTCTATGTACAACCTAATTTTACCGCGCAGTCAGACGTCGAGATAGACAAGGCCTTTGGTACCGGCTTTGCAGCGCAGTTAGCGGATGCGCCACGTGATCAGTGGAGCGGCCCTTACCGCTCTCAAATTGGGGAACATTTCGTTTTTGTTAGTGGTTATGAATTAGGAACAGTTAAGCCTTATGAAGAGGTGAAAGCGGCAGTAGAAGATGGCTGGCGTTATCAGCAGTTTCTTGCAGCGGAAGCTGCCTTTGAGGCAAAAATGAAACAACACTATCGCGTCGAGCTACCTGAAGGTTACGGCAATGAATAG
- a CDS encoding DUF3604 domain-containing protein yields the protein MLSKKIATACAVSVITLSVNVALASDAKPDKDYSPYANSTQPNNVYWGDSHLHTGLSLDAGLFGNTVTVEEAYRLARGEQITSSTGIPVKLSRPLDWLIITDHTDMMGIATDIQKGAPNIVANKKGKEWHEGFKKGGKAAGEAAFDLITNFSQMTLPEELVRDYSPGSEVFGNVWKTIVNGAEKYNEPGLFTAFIGFEWTSVPKGFNLHRNVILRDDAKKALMVQPPTTQPPTGSTDPFSLYKWLEDYQKKTGGKAFAFAHNGNLSNGWMFPTVSTYHGGKVDKNYVTQRAKWEPHYEITQIKGDGEAHPYLSPDDEFADYETWAVGNLDITELKTNDMLKGEYAREALKQGLLLEKKLGVNPYKFGVGGATDSHTSLATGAEENFFGKSTSVEPNKDRINHPFVRSKLGAIEGYMLVASGYTGIWAHENTREALYDAMERKETYATTGPRMKVRFFGGWNYTEKDLASNKADAIGYQKGVPMGGDLTKSTAKSKAPTFMVSALRDPESANLDRVQIIKGWMDSKGKLHERVYDVAVSDGRKIDKNGRAKQPVGNTVDVKTATWTNDIGDAYLAAVWTDPDFDKNENAFYYARVLEIPTPRWVLYDKVRMGTVVPKEAELVGQERAYTSPIWYAAK from the coding sequence ATGTTAAGTAAGAAAATTGCTACAGCCTGCGCTGTATCGGTTATTACACTATCGGTAAATGTGGCATTAGCGTCAGATGCTAAGCCGGATAAAGACTACTCCCCTTACGCAAACTCCACACAGCCAAATAACGTTTATTGGGGTGACTCTCACCTTCATACTGGACTATCACTTGATGCCGGCCTTTTTGGTAACACGGTAACTGTTGAAGAGGCATATCGCCTTGCACGTGGTGAACAAATTACCAGTTCAACGGGTATTCCGGTCAAATTGTCTCGCCCCTTAGATTGGTTAATCATTACCGACCATACCGATATGATGGGTATTGCCACAGATATTCAAAAGGGTGCACCGAATATCGTCGCCAACAAGAAAGGTAAAGAATGGCATGAAGGCTTTAAAAAAGGTGGTAAAGCCGCCGGTGAAGCTGCTTTTGATTTAATCACTAACTTTTCTCAAATGACACTGCCAGAGGAACTGGTTCGCGATTACAGCCCAGGCTCAGAAGTATTTGGTAATGTTTGGAAGACCATAGTTAATGGCGCGGAAAAGTATAATGAGCCAGGTTTATTCACTGCCTTTATTGGTTTTGAGTGGACCTCTGTTCCAAAAGGATTCAATCTCCATCGTAACGTAATTTTACGTGATGATGCTAAAAAAGCATTAATGGTACAACCGCCAACAACGCAGCCTCCAACGGGCAGCACGGACCCCTTTTCTTTATATAAATGGCTAGAAGACTACCAAAAGAAAACAGGCGGTAAGGCGTTTGCATTTGCTCATAACGGCAACTTGTCTAACGGTTGGATGTTCCCAACAGTAAGCACATACCACGGTGGTAAGGTAGATAAAAACTATGTTACGCAACGAGCAAAATGGGAACCGCATTACGAAATCACCCAAATTAAAGGTGACGGTGAAGCACATCCTTATTTATCGCCTGACGATGAGTTTGCTGATTACGAAACGTGGGCAGTAGGTAATTTAGATATTACCGAGCTTAAAACCAATGACATGCTTAAGGGCGAATATGCCCGTGAAGCCCTTAAGCAAGGGCTATTACTAGAGAAAAAACTCGGCGTTAACCCGTATAAATTTGGTGTCGGTGGTGCTACCGACAGCCACACAAGTTTAGCGACTGGCGCGGAAGAAAATTTCTTTGGTAAATCAACCTCAGTTGAACCAAACAAAGACAGAATCAATCATCCATTTGTGCGTTCAAAACTCGGTGCTATTGAAGGTTACATGCTAGTTGCATCAGGTTATACAGGTATTTGGGCACATGAAAATACCCGTGAAGCGCTTTATGATGCTATGGAGCGAAAGGAAACCTACGCTACCACTGGACCGCGCATGAAAGTGCGTTTCTTTGGCGGCTGGAATTACACTGAAAAAGATTTAGCTAGTAACAAGGCTGACGCGATTGGTTATCAAAAAGGCGTCCCAATGGGAGGCGATTTAACTAAGTCTACAGCGAAAAGCAAAGCGCCTACATTTATGGTTTCGGCGCTACGCGACCCTGAAAGCGCTAACTTAGATCGCGTGCAAATTATTAAAGGCTGGATGGATAGCAAAGGTAAATTGCATGAGCGTGTTTACGACGTTGCTGTGTCAGACGGTAGAAAAATCGACAAAAATGGCCGCGCAAAACAACCTGTGGGCAATACTGTTGATGTTAAAACCGCAACATGGACGAACGATATTGGCGATGCATATTTAGCCGCTGTTTGGACAGATCCTGATTTCGACAAAAACGAGAATGCCTTTTACTACGCGCGAGTGCTAGAAATTCCAACACCTCGTTGGGTGCTATACGACAAAGTGCGTATGGGAACAGTGGTACCGAAAGAAGCCGAACTTGTTGGTCAAGAACGTGCCTATACATCGCCTATTTGGTACGCAGCAAAATAA
- a CDS encoding type II secretion system protein N has translation MKKWIGYACLLVLSYAVFMLATLPASLVINKIKFPNTVSVVGIKGSIWHFTVDKIHAQNVEVSDVEATFNFSSLLTLDPQLSITFGGPLHPGPEGKFIVHQLFSTPAVKELSVLVLADQIAQQLPLPLPVKAHDYVALNLQQFVIDPQLRCQAVAGNLEWDKAAVTALEEKVILGKLSADLSCDQGALVVEIDPNNDLGLSYSAYISANGKFSGSGYLKPGAKFPEKLKQVLPFMGNPDNQGRYRLRM, from the coding sequence ATGAAAAAATGGATAGGTTATGCCTGCTTATTAGTGCTCAGCTATGCAGTGTTTATGCTTGCAACCCTGCCGGCTAGTTTAGTGATCAATAAAATTAAATTTCCCAACACGGTATCGGTCGTCGGCATCAAAGGCAGTATTTGGCATTTCACGGTTGATAAAATTCATGCGCAAAATGTCGAAGTCAGTGATGTAGAAGCCACCTTTAACTTTTCTTCGTTATTAACCTTGGACCCGCAGTTATCAATCACTTTTGGCGGCCCATTGCATCCAGGGCCTGAAGGGAAGTTTATTGTCCATCAACTGTTTTCGACGCCAGCAGTGAAAGAACTCAGTGTATTGGTACTTGCTGACCAAATCGCACAGCAGTTACCACTCCCGCTACCGGTAAAAGCGCATGATTATGTTGCACTAAATCTTCAGCAGTTTGTCATCGACCCACAGCTACGTTGCCAAGCCGTCGCTGGTAACCTCGAATGGGACAAAGCGGCAGTAACGGCTTTAGAAGAAAAAGTAATTTTAGGTAAGTTAAGCGCCGATTTAAGTTGTGACCAAGGTGCTCTCGTCGTTGAAATTGATCCAAATAACGATTTAGGCCTAAGCTACAGTGCGTATATATCAGCTAACGGTAAGTTCTCCGGCAGTGGCTATTTAAAACCAGGCGCTAAGTTTCCAGAGAAGTTAAAACAAGTACTTCCTTTTATGGGTAACCCTGATAATCAAGGACGTTATCGCTTAAGAATGTAG
- the gspM gene encoding type II secretion system protein GspM: MIEYWHNLQAREKKLAIAMAIVVAIMLFQVLVWKPLAGGIESTSAKLERQKDLLAWVQTNTERYKAIASSGKGRSTGSLSGIVNSTARQYKISIDRVQPQGDNIQVWIDEVPFTNLLDWLETLNNKRGLKVLAIDITNADEAGVVTIRRLQLGRS, encoded by the coding sequence ATGATTGAGTATTGGCACAATTTACAGGCGCGAGAGAAAAAGCTCGCGATAGCAATGGCCATCGTAGTCGCCATTATGTTGTTTCAAGTATTGGTATGGAAACCGCTTGCAGGTGGCATTGAATCGACGTCAGCCAAACTAGAGCGTCAAAAAGATTTACTCGCCTGGGTACAAACCAACACCGAGCGCTATAAAGCTATTGCCAGTTCCGGTAAAGGGCGTTCAACCGGCAGTTTGTCGGGCATTGTTAATAGTACGGCAAGGCAGTACAAAATTTCTATCGACCGTGTACAACCTCAAGGGGACAACATTCAAGTGTGGATAGACGAAGTCCCTTTCACCAATTTATTGGATTGGTTAGAAACACTCAACAATAAGCGTGGCCTTAAGGTACTAGCGATAGACATCACTAATGCCGACGAAGCAGGTGTTGTCACCATTAGACGATTACAACTAGGGCGAAGTTAA
- the gspL gene encoding type II secretion system protein GspL, with protein MAETLYIRLGSLPTQSVHWLITASDNEEIIASGQLDSAAALTELTEKASTRKTTVFVPASDVALHQLQVPGSARDMKRVVPFMLEDELAQPVESLFFAYGNAPKNPDYNCFVAAVETSQMQMWLDVLAAADIKTKTFIPDVLAMPLMANAASAIMLEQQTLIRLNAWQGYTLDEATWGMLNDSMATPAEDTASDEQEEQEIVQQVIHHYSPLHSTAEDVQYIAEPEVLPLALLAKHAHNAPVNLLQGQFKIVEKRSAATTQWVIAASFAAVALLLNVGMKANELLHLSREQAAIEAHIITVYKDTFPDTKRVRTSTIKSQLNRKLKEVGDGSNGDGFLIALEKIKPAFIAVPAMKPVSLKFDGKRQEIRIQATAKDYQAFDAFQQALEKEKLSVNQGSQNNQGDSISGSFSIKVKP; from the coding sequence ATGGCTGAAACTTTATATATCCGCCTTGGCAGTTTACCAACGCAATCGGTGCATTGGTTAATAACGGCAAGCGACAACGAAGAAATCATCGCAAGTGGGCAATTAGATAGTGCAGCTGCGTTAACTGAATTAACAGAGAAAGCCAGCACAAGAAAAACTACTGTGTTTGTGCCTGCGTCTGATGTGGCATTGCATCAATTGCAAGTGCCCGGTTCTGCGCGCGACATGAAACGCGTCGTGCCCTTTATGCTAGAAGATGAACTCGCACAACCGGTTGAGTCATTATTCTTTGCATACGGCAACGCGCCAAAAAATCCAGACTACAATTGCTTTGTTGCAGCAGTTGAAACCAGTCAAATGCAGATGTGGCTAGACGTACTTGCCGCAGCTGATATTAAAACCAAAACCTTTATTCCTGATGTATTAGCTATGCCACTGATGGCAAATGCTGCTTCTGCTATTATGCTAGAGCAACAAACACTAATCCGTTTAAATGCATGGCAAGGATATACCCTTGATGAAGCCACTTGGGGCATGCTTAATGACAGTATGGCTACCCCCGCTGAAGATACCGCGTCAGACGAGCAAGAAGAACAGGAAATCGTTCAGCAAGTTATCCACCATTACTCACCTTTGCATAGCACGGCGGAGGATGTGCAATATATTGCCGAGCCAGAAGTACTGCCATTAGCACTGCTAGCAAAGCATGCCCACAATGCGCCAGTAAACTTACTGCAGGGACAATTTAAAATTGTAGAAAAACGCTCTGCTGCGACAACTCAATGGGTCATTGCTGCCAGCTTTGCTGCTGTCGCGTTATTGCTTAACGTTGGCATGAAAGCCAACGAGCTATTGCATTTATCGCGTGAACAAGCCGCGATAGAAGCGCATATTATTACCGTCTATAAAGATACGTTCCCGGACACTAAACGCGTTAGAACCTCTACCATTAAATCTCAGCTTAACCGTAAGTTAAAAGAAGTCGGTGACGGCAGCAATGGTGATGGCTTCTTAATTGCTTTGGAAAAAATCAAACCTGCATTTATTGCGGTACCTGCAATGAAGCCTGTGTCGTTAAAGTTTGATGGCAAACGCCAAGAAATCCGTATTCAAGCAACGGCAAAAGACTATCAAGCATTTGACGCTTTCCAACAAGCATTAGAAAAAGAAAAGTTATCCGTCAATCAAGGTTCGCAAAATAATCAGGGCGACAGTATTAGCGGTTCATTCAGCATTAAGGTGAAACCATGA
- the gspK gene encoding type II secretion system minor pseudopilin GspK — translation MSPQQPFKQRGLALISVMLVLALCAIWASQITAHLSNQVNKSVNIELNQQAYWYAMGAESLAKMVLKESFKTDRDSTNLSQLWAQEEQTYPVEQGTITGKIRDLRSCLNLNALRAPPPANADTSNNKKTPVQQAYQDLLVNLDIDGVGEFEAEYLTESLIDWLDEDTSIISAGGAEDNDYASKEFPHYAANNHIASIGELRVIEHYNPIIIDKLKPYVCVIPNNESLLINVNTIAEDQAALLAALLDIPVGDAASIISSRDDSGFEKIDDFFQSQELTEVKLTDEQKQVFVVDSEYFKLQATASFNNSFFSLNSIMKVENNQSVVVLSRNMGRE, via the coding sequence ATGAGCCCTCAACAACCGTTTAAGCAGCGCGGTCTAGCGTTGATCAGCGTGATGCTTGTGCTTGCTTTGTGTGCCATTTGGGCGTCTCAGATAACGGCACATTTAAGTAATCAGGTAAACAAAAGCGTTAATATTGAACTTAATCAGCAAGCGTATTGGTATGCCATGGGCGCGGAATCACTTGCTAAAATGGTGCTTAAAGAAAGTTTTAAAACAGATAGAGACAGTACTAATTTGTCGCAGTTATGGGCGCAAGAAGAACAAACTTATCCTGTTGAACAAGGCACCATCACAGGCAAAATTCGCGACTTACGTAGCTGCTTAAACCTAAACGCATTGCGTGCGCCACCACCGGCGAACGCTGATACCAGCAACAACAAAAAAACGCCCGTACAACAGGCATATCAAGATTTATTGGTGAATTTAGATATCGACGGTGTCGGTGAGTTCGAAGCGGAGTATCTCACCGAATCATTAATTGATTGGCTGGATGAAGACACATCGATTATTAGTGCCGGTGGCGCAGAAGATAATGATTACGCGAGTAAGGAGTTTCCTCACTACGCTGCCAACAATCATATTGCCTCGATAGGCGAGTTGCGCGTTATCGAACATTATAATCCGATCATTATTGATAAACTCAAGCCTTATGTGTGCGTGATACCTAATAATGAATCGTTACTGATTAACGTCAATACCATTGCTGAAGATCAAGCCGCCTTATTGGCCGCTTTACTCGACATTCCAGTAGGCGACGCCGCCAGTATTATTTCTTCTCGAGATGATAGCGGATTCGAAAAGATTGACGACTTTTTTCAGTCACAAGAGCTTACAGAAGTAAAACTGACTGACGAACAAAAACAAGTGTTTGTAGTTGATAGCGAATACTTTAAACTACAAGCAACAGCAAGCTTTAATAACAGCTTTTTTTCATTGAATTCAATTATGAAAGTAGAAAATAATCAAAGCGTTGTTGTACTTAGCCGAAATATGGGGCGTGAATAA
- the gspJ gene encoding type II secretion system minor pseudopilin GspJ, producing the protein MRHNKGFTILELIIAVAIFTLIGFAGNSMFIAVSKTNETAELRTKRLDEVQRAFMIIERDFIQIALRKIRPTGEESLDGFIHTDDNVFDSASTAIAFVRHGWNNPGYLIPRSDLQTVSYRLEEDVLQRLHTNFVDPSLGETPKIRNLLTGVESLEFEFFVKDKWQDELEQGTLPKAIAITVTTEDFGEIRRQFLVSGGVKVEEDSES; encoded by the coding sequence ATGAGGCACAACAAAGGCTTTACTATCCTCGAACTCATCATTGCCGTAGCCATCTTTACCTTGATCGGTTTTGCCGGAAACAGCATGTTTATTGCAGTCAGTAAAACCAATGAAACGGCCGAGCTACGCACAAAACGCCTAGATGAGGTGCAACGAGCATTTATGATTATCGAGCGCGATTTCATTCAGATTGCGCTGCGTAAAATTCGCCCGACAGGTGAAGAGTCACTCGACGGTTTTATTCACACCGACGACAATGTTTTTGATAGCGCAAGCACAGCAATCGCGTTTGTGCGACATGGCTGGAATAATCCTGGTTATCTGATCCCACGCAGCGATCTACAAACAGTAAGCTATCGCCTAGAGGAAGATGTACTGCAACGCCTACACACCAATTTTGTTGACCCATCGCTTGGTGAAACACCCAAAATTAGAAACTTACTTACTGGTGTCGAATCACTAGAATTTGAATTTTTCGTCAAAGATAAATGGCAAGATGAGCTTGAGCAAGGCACTTTACCAAAAGCCATCGCAATAACGGTAACCACAGAAGATTTTGGTGAAATACGCCGGCAGTTTTTAGTTTCAGGTGGCGTAAAAGTTGAGGAGGATAGCGAATCATGA
- the gspI gene encoding type II secretion system minor pseudopilin GspI, with protein sequence MKNSVKGFTLIEVLIAMAVFSIAGIAIVSATSNSARSLGFVEQKMIANWVASNQLTEIHLEQSWPPKNNKKGMVEIAGAEWFWVQKVVATTNNDMKAVTVEVRQNEDQELPLSSLMTYVSKEGS encoded by the coding sequence ATGAAGAATAGCGTGAAGGGATTTACCCTAATTGAAGTGCTCATTGCAATGGCCGTATTTTCCATCGCCGGTATCGCGATAGTATCTGCGACCTCAAACAGTGCGCGCAGTTTAGGCTTTGTCGAACAAAAAATGATTGCCAATTGGGTTGCTTCAAATCAACTTACTGAAATCCATTTAGAGCAATCTTGGCCACCTAAAAACAACAAAAAAGGTATGGTAGAAATAGCCGGTGCAGAGTGGTTTTGGGTCCAAAAAGTGGTGGCAACAACCAATAACGACATGAAAGCGGTGACCGTTGAAGTGCGCCAAAATGAAGATCAAGAACTACCTTTATCAAGCCTGATGACATACGTCAGCAAGGAAGGTAGCTAA
- the gspH gene encoding type II secretion system minor pseudopilin GspH: protein MYRNKGFTLIEIMLVLLIIGIVISSVQVNLFANTPEQKLEQQSQKFKAIFETVADYSVLNNMELGLVVKDNSYQFVAYDGTSWVPVPEDRFTTSVTLPEEVTITLNFDDLPIEEPQLFDPEQLIPEDEDFLEQEKKITPQVYILSGGDITPFEAIFELADADFYDNPAVIKVTGLYATPLTYSGLTYEE from the coding sequence ATGTATCGAAATAAAGGATTTACCTTAATCGAAATCATGTTGGTGCTATTGATCATTGGCATCGTTATATCGTCCGTTCAAGTCAATCTGTTTGCCAATACCCCGGAACAAAAACTTGAACAGCAAAGTCAAAAGTTTAAAGCCATCTTTGAAACCGTTGCCGACTATAGTGTGCTCAACAACATGGAGTTGGGTCTTGTTGTAAAAGACAACAGCTACCAATTTGTTGCCTACGACGGAACAAGTTGGGTACCAGTACCAGAAGATCGGTTCACAACAAGCGTTACTCTGCCTGAAGAAGTCACCATAACACTTAATTTTGATGATCTCCCGATTGAAGAACCTCAGTTATTCGATCCTGAGCAGTTAATTCCAGAAGACGAAGACTTTCTCGAACAAGAGAAAAAAATCACCCCTCAGGTATATATATTATCTGGTGGCGACATCACACCGTTTGAAGCTATTTTCGAACTAGCCGATGCAGACTTCTACGACAATCCTGCAGTGATTAAGGTCACTGGTTTGTACGCTACCCCCCTCACCTATTCGGGCCTAACCTATGAAGAATAG
- the gspG gene encoding type II secretion system major pseudopilin GspG, protein MKSIKQLSSQRGMTLIEIMIVIVILGVLASMIAPNLLGQTERANMQKAVSDINTLEQQLELYRSDNYDYPTTEQGLEALVDQTDIEPLPRRFPEGGYIKRLPKDPWGSDYQLLNPGENGRMDVFSMGPDREPGTEDDIGNWNLGDFQ, encoded by the coding sequence ATGAAGAGTATCAAGCAATTATCTTCGCAACGCGGCATGACGCTAATCGAGATCATGATCGTGATCGTTATTTTAGGTGTATTAGCCTCCATGATTGCCCCTAACTTACTTGGCCAAACTGAACGCGCCAATATGCAAAAAGCAGTCAGCGACATTAATACCTTAGAGCAACAACTAGAGTTGTACCGCAGCGATAACTATGACTACCCAACGACAGAACAAGGGTTGGAAGCGTTAGTTGACCAAACAGATATCGAACCACTGCCACGCCGCTTTCCTGAAGGTGGTTACATCAAGCGTTTACCAAAAGACCCTTGGGGTAGTGACTATCAGCTGTTAAATCCAGGCGAAAATGGCCGTATGGATGTGTTTTCTATGGGTCCAGACCGTGAACCAGGGACAGAAGACGACATCGGTAACTGGAATCTAGGCGATTTCCAATAA
- the gspF gene encoding type II secretion system inner membrane protein GspF, translated as MAAFEYVAIDNRGKNKKGIIEGDTARQVRAQLREQGLMPVDVTPSVKKLKQSSTGGVSWFYRGRKISASDLALFTRQLATLVESGLPLEESLLAVAEQTEKAHIKSVVMAVRTKVTEGYGLAESMAEFPNIFDNLFRAMVAAGEKSGHLDKVLERLADYTEQREKTQSQIKGALIYPTMLVLICIVIIIVLLKVVVPKIVNQFIDMGHSLPGSTQFLIDASDFINQYGVYLLIGILATIAGFKRALGNESFKYKYHKFLLSLFGVKRLIRGANAARFAKTLSILTASAVPLLDAMKIAAEVLDNVYIKDQVGQAADKVREGTSLRAALQQTKLFPPMMLHMIASGEKSGQLEHMLDKAADNQDRELDSLINVSLKALEPTIMLSMGGIVLFIVLAVMMPIIELNNLVAG; from the coding sequence ATGGCAGCTTTCGAATACGTTGCGATAGACAATCGTGGAAAAAACAAAAAAGGTATTATCGAAGGCGATACCGCTCGACAAGTGCGTGCGCAATTGCGTGAACAAGGCTTGATGCCTGTTGATGTTACTCCTAGTGTTAAAAAGCTTAAGCAATCAAGCACTGGTGGCGTGAGCTGGTTTTACCGCGGGCGTAAAATTTCCGCCAGTGACCTTGCGCTATTTACCCGCCAATTAGCCACTCTAGTGGAATCGGGCTTACCACTTGAAGAGTCATTACTTGCCGTTGCAGAGCAAACCGAGAAAGCGCATATAAAAAGCGTTGTTATGGCTGTGCGCACTAAGGTGACAGAAGGTTATGGCCTTGCCGAAAGTATGGCGGAATTTCCCAATATTTTTGACAACCTGTTTCGCGCCATGGTTGCGGCAGGCGAAAAATCAGGTCATTTAGATAAAGTTTTAGAACGTTTGGCTGACTACACTGAGCAGCGAGAAAAAACACAATCACAAATTAAAGGCGCGTTAATCTACCCTACGATGCTGGTCCTGATCTGTATCGTCATCATCATAGTATTGCTAAAAGTGGTTGTGCCAAAAATTGTCAATCAGTTTATTGATATGGGGCACTCACTGCCTGGTTCAACACAGTTTTTGATCGATGCCTCGGATTTTATCAATCAATATGGCGTGTATTTGCTGATAGGGATACTGGCCACCATCGCCGGTTTTAAACGGGCATTGGGTAATGAATCGTTTAAGTATAAATATCACAAGTTCTTGTTGTCGTTATTTGGTGTCAAACGACTAATACGTGGCGCTAATGCTGCGCGCTTTGCCAAAACGCTAAGTATCTTAACCGCAAGTGCTGTCCCATTGCTCGACGCAATGAAGATAGCTGCCGAAGTACTAGACAACGTCTATATTAAAGACCAAGTAGGGCAAGCCGCGGATAAAGTCCGCGAAGGTACCAGCTTAAGGGCCGCACTGCAGCAAACTAAACTTTTCCCACCAATGATGCTACACATGATAGCCAGTGGTGAAAAGTCTGGGCAGCTAGAACATATGCTAGACAAAGCGGCCGACAACCAAGATCGTGAACTTGATAGCTTAATCAATGTCTCACTAAAAGCATTAGAACCAACAATCATGCTTAGCATGGGTGGCATCGTACTCTTTATTGTATTAGCTGTTATGATGCCAATTATCGAATTAAACAATTTAGTAGCAGGTTAA